One window of the Halobacillus litoralis genome contains the following:
- a CDS encoding amino acid ABC transporter ATP-binding protein, which produces MIHVNKLNKYFGDLHVLRDIDFHVEESEVVVLIGASGSGKSTMLRCLNFLEMKNSGDLFIKGKEVDPKKDNLNEVRQQIGMVFQHFNLFPHKTVLGNVIEAPMQVKRIPKAQARKEGKELLEKVGLAEKADDYPSRLSGGQKQRVAIARALAMKPEIMLFDEPTSALDPELVGEVLQTMKDLAQEGMTMVVVTHEMGFAREVADRVVYMHDGKIVETGAPKDIFENPQEERTQAFLGSIL; this is translated from the coding sequence ATGATCCATGTAAATAAATTAAATAAATACTTCGGTGATCTGCACGTACTCAGGGATATTGACTTTCATGTGGAAGAAAGCGAAGTTGTCGTACTTATCGGAGCTAGTGGTTCTGGGAAAAGTACGATGCTCCGCTGCCTCAATTTTCTTGAAATGAAAAATAGTGGCGATCTATTTATCAAAGGAAAAGAAGTGGACCCAAAGAAAGACAATTTAAATGAAGTACGTCAACAAATCGGGATGGTTTTCCAACACTTTAACTTGTTTCCCCATAAAACAGTTTTAGGTAACGTGATAGAAGCGCCAATGCAAGTGAAAAGAATTCCAAAAGCCCAAGCAAGAAAAGAAGGGAAAGAATTACTTGAGAAAGTCGGCTTAGCTGAAAAAGCAGATGACTACCCTTCTCGATTATCAGGTGGACAGAAGCAAAGGGTTGCGATTGCTCGTGCCCTTGCGATGAAACCTGAAATCATGTTGTTCGATGAACCCACATCAGCCCTGGATCCTGAACTTGTCGGAGAAGTATTACAAACGATGAAAGACCTTGCCCAGGAAGGGATGACCATGGTAGTAGTTACACATGAAATGGGCTTCGCTCGTGAGGTGGCAGACCGGGTTGTTTACATGCACGATGGTAAGATCGTTGAGACAGGAGCACCTAAGGACATCTTCGAAAACCCTCAAGAAGAGCGTACGCAAGCATTCTTAGGATCTATATTATAA
- a CDS encoding LiaI-LiaF-like domain-containing protein, which translates to MNKQNSLLGFLLIGLGAYFFLRHLNIPELSPFYSWPSLILVIGGSFLLHSYIAKDYTNLFTGALLFGFGLHFLAVQHFPFWIDHWASYLLIIGIAFLLHYQKTKHNLIPALVLLGLGLFALFTPTTPMWLLWVQQIFDLIESFWPLVIIGFGIYLLKKK; encoded by the coding sequence TTGAACAAGCAAAATTCTTTACTCGGTTTTTTACTAATCGGATTAGGTGCCTATTTTTTCCTTCGTCATCTCAATATACCCGAGTTGAGTCCATTTTACTCATGGCCCTCGCTGATCTTGGTTATCGGCGGCTCATTTCTTTTACATAGCTATATTGCTAAGGATTACACAAACCTTTTCACAGGTGCTCTGCTCTTCGGATTCGGTCTCCATTTCTTAGCAGTACAGCACTTTCCCTTTTGGATCGACCATTGGGCGTCCTACTTACTGATCATTGGCATCGCTTTTCTTTTGCATTATCAGAAAACAAAACATAACCTGATTCCAGCACTTGTATTATTAGGGCTCGGTTTATTTGCCTTGTTTACACCTACCACTCCAATGTGGTTACTATGGGTCCAACAGATATTCGATTTAATTGAGAGTTTTTGGCCGCTTGTAATAATCGGTTTTGGAATTTATTTATTGAAGAAAAAATAA